A genomic region of Palaemon carinicauda isolate YSFRI2023 chromosome 22, ASM3689809v2, whole genome shotgun sequence contains the following coding sequences:
- the LOC137616175 gene encoding uncharacterized protein, translating into MTKPVNFSILLFTVIVLGVNSDSICDRPQCRCITTKGGSDVVCNCLHQDQKINLQSEDLPEYAFNLSIENCNYLRVVNLLSSLHLRTITFKGIRELKFPSQSFLSGLRQLSSFIVDNATIPLIPAFSFSSLTQVFEIQFRNVDIGVISTDAFSDLSHLKNLKFVNAKIKSFEKYAFGRGTSKIATVMLEESDIGTLHERAIWLSDSETVHIDKCNINKVATNAISIDNAYFIYLTRSSVQKYEAGGISGRFFSGVVIDNDYLNPTKVDKEPRPLFDLEESRQSRSSVSPYFHFTNNVLTKVLPDHAFFIANPTINVAVPNNTLGECSCLDYGNFLRSMRTILVDHTFYIHQALVEHGNCYLETQIFSIGCPGLTLNFEGFPENVHTSFRELTRVKAKSVKERILTTKPNDLNNIPQQVKSENLSLVPTIPYGNETKVTSTIPLTTSIIKSNGVPVLNTTPKLISSVIPFSAIQANSPKITTRNKTDNNDDAIIKPVVTEKPSISNKVVTPMQENPVSISQPVISFGILTDNSKEILPPDKNSLTNVEESFRFHSPEFIGKTAGQTDIKTIWNEIFGGVFALRHQKPLPDSFPTGLPSVKFSKAMKPIEKSQKGNIVFVSPR; encoded by the exons ATGACGAAGCCAGTGAATTTTTCCATTCTCCTGTTTACTGTGATCGTCCTTGGCGTCAATTCAGATTCGATTTGTGATCGACCACAGTGTCGCTGCATCACCACAAAGGGGGGATCTGACGTCGTCTGCAACTGTTTGCATCAAGATCAG aaaATAAATCTCCAGTCAGAAGATCTACCTGAATATGCATTCAATTTAAGCATCGAAAACTGTAACTATTTACGAGTAGTGAACCTTTTGTCTTCTCTTCATCTGAGAACCATTACTTTCAAAGGAATTCGTGAACTCAAGTTTCCATCACAGTCTTTCCTGTCGGGACTCCGTCAACTCTCGTCGTTTATTGTTGACAACGCCACAATTCCTCTTATTCCAGCATTTAGTTTTAGTTCACTGACCCAAGTGTTTGAAATTCAGTTTAGAAATGTTGATATCGGTGTTATATCTACTGATGCCTTTTCTGATCTGTCGCATCTAAAGAATCTCAAGTTTGTCAATGCTAAAATAAAAAGCTTCGAAAAATATGCCTTTGGAAGGGGCACGAGCAAAATTGCTACTGTGATGTTGGAAGAATCTGACATAGGAACACTACATGAACGTGCCATTTGGTTAAGTGATTCTGAAACAGTACATATTGATAAATGCAATATCAATAAGGTAGCAACAAATGCAATTAGCATCGATAACGCATATTTTATCTATTTGACACGAAGCTCTGTCCAGAAATATGAAGCCGGTGGAATTAGCGGGCGCTTCTTCAGTGGAGTCGTGATTGATAATGATTACCTAAATCCAACCAAAGTTGATAAGGAACCTAGACCTCTGTTTGACCTTGAAGAATCACGACAAAGTAGGAGCTCTGTCTCACCCTATTTCCACTTCACGAACAACGTCCTAACGAAAGTGCTTCCTGATCATGCTTTTTTCATAGCTAATCCTACCATTAATGTTGCAGTTCCCAATAACACCTTAGGGGAGTGCTCTTGTCTAGATTACGGGAATTTTCTTCGATCAATGCGAACAATTCTGGTCGATCACACGTTTTATATCCACCAGGCACTGGTAGAGCATGGTAACTGTTATCTAGAAACCCAGATTTTCAGCATTGGGTGTCCAGGACTTACACTTAATTTTGAAGGTTTTCCTGAAAACGTCCATACTTCTTTTAGGGAATTAACTCGAGTAAAAGCTAAGTCTGTGAAAGAAAGGATACTGACAACAAAACCAAACGACTTGAATAATATTCCACAGCAAGTAAAGTCAGAAAACCTTTCCTTAGTGCCAACAATTCCATATGGGAATGAAACAAAAGTAACTTCTACAATTCCATTAACTACCAGCATAATTAAATCAAATGGTGTGCCTGTATTGAATACAACCCCAAAGTTGATTTCCAGTGTTATACCTTTTTCAGCTATCCAGGCAAACTCTCCAAAAATTACCACAAGAAATAAAACAGACAACAATGATGATGCCATAATTAAACCAGTGGTCACCGAAAAGCCGTCTATTTCTAATAAAGTAGTTACACCAATGCAGGAAAATCCAGTTTCCATTAGTCAACCTGTCATTAGCTTTGGCATTTTAACTGATAATTCCAAGGAAATTTTACCACCTGATAAAAACTCTCTCACAAACGTGGAAGAAAGCTTTCGATTTCACTCACCTGAATTCATTGGAAAAACTGCAGGTCAAACAGACATAAAAACTATTTGGAATGAAATTTTTGGTGGCGTTTTTGCTCTGAGGCACCAAAAACCTCTACCCGACTCTTTTCCAACAGGTCTACCAAGTGTAAAGTTTAGCAAAGCAATGAAACCTATCGAAAAATCTCAAAAGGGCAATATAGTGTTTGTGTCTCCACGGTAA